The Williamsia sp. DF01-3 genome has a window encoding:
- a CDS encoding TrkA family potassium uptake protein, with translation MPAGRLRRRFKSEELTDMPDHALVGVVHIPNLQSSPIRAITRRVAIALAVLFAAVMIVYVDRDGYKDSGGGPLSFLDCLYYATVSLSTTGYGDITPLTPTARLVNVLVITPIRVMFLIVLVGTTLEVLTERSRQALKIQRWRNKVRNHTVVIGYGTKGKTAVKAMIADGQKPSEIVVVDGDQTVLDNAAAKGLVTVRGDATRSDVLRLAGAQHASSIIVAANRDDTAVLATLTARELAPNAKIVASIREAENTHLIRQSGADSVVVSSETAGRLLGLATSTPTVVQVIEDLLTPDEGFAIAERDVEPDEVGGSPRHLSEIVLGVVRGGTLHRIDDSKVDAIEHGDRLLYVRQGQG, from the coding sequence ATGCCCGCAGGCAGGCTCCGCCGGCGGTTCAAGAGCGAAGAGCTGACCGACATGCCCGACCACGCGCTGGTCGGTGTCGTTCATATCCCGAACTTGCAATCCAGCCCGATCCGGGCGATCACGCGACGTGTTGCGATCGCGCTCGCAGTGCTGTTCGCGGCGGTGATGATCGTCTACGTCGACCGAGACGGCTACAAGGACAGCGGAGGTGGGCCGCTGTCGTTCCTCGACTGCCTCTACTACGCGACGGTGTCACTGTCCACTACGGGCTATGGAGACATCACGCCTCTCACCCCGACGGCCAGGTTGGTCAACGTACTGGTCATCACCCCGATCCGCGTCATGTTCCTGATCGTGTTGGTCGGCACCACGCTGGAAGTGCTGACCGAGCGATCCCGTCAAGCTCTCAAAATCCAGCGTTGGAGGAACAAGGTGCGTAATCACACCGTGGTGATCGGGTACGGGACCAAGGGCAAGACAGCAGTCAAGGCGATGATCGCCGACGGTCAGAAGCCCTCGGAAATCGTTGTGGTGGACGGTGACCAGACAGTGCTCGACAATGCTGCTGCCAAGGGGCTGGTGACCGTGCGCGGTGACGCGACCCGATCCGACGTGCTGCGACTTGCGGGCGCACAACATGCGTCCTCCATCATCGTGGCCGCGAACCGCGACGACACGGCAGTCCTGGCGACGTTGACCGCTCGTGAACTCGCGCCGAACGCGAAGATCGTCGCGTCCATCCGCGAAGCGGAGAACACCCACCTGATCCGTCAATCGGGCGCCGACTCGGTGGTGGTGAGTTCGGAGACCGCCGGCCGCCTGCTGGGGCTGGCCACCAGCACTCCCACCGTCGTGCAGGTGATCGAGGACCTCCTGACTCCTGACGAGGGATTTGCGATCGCCGAGCGGGACGTGGAACCGGACGAGGTGGGTGGGTCGCCCCGGCACCTGTCCGAGATCGTCCTCGGCGTGGTGCGGGGCGGCACGCTGCACCGCATCGACGACAGCAAAGTCGACGCGATCGAACACGGTGATCGACTGCTCTATGTGCGGCAGGGCCAGGGATGA
- a CDS encoding WhiB family transcriptional regulator: MTELLESYIGGGLALDISKTELPCQYADADLWFSENPSQLEQAKALCADCPLRRECLAEALERGEPWGVWGGEIFDQGVVIARKRPRGRPRKNQTAA; the protein is encoded by the coding sequence ATGACCGAGTTACTCGAGTCATATATAGGCGGCGGGCTCGCACTGGACATATCTAAGACCGAGTTGCCATGCCAGTACGCCGACGCGGACCTGTGGTTTTCCGAGAACCCGAGTCAGCTCGAGCAGGCGAAGGCATTGTGCGCCGATTGCCCATTACGGCGGGAATGCCTGGCCGAAGCACTCGAACGCGGTGAGCCGTGGGGCGTGTGGGGTGGAGAGATCTTCGATCAGGGTGTGGTAATCGCCCGTAAGCGTCCCCGCGGACGGCCACGTAAGAACCAGACGGCGGCATGA
- a CDS encoding ATP-dependent DNA helicase UvrD2, translating into MDSLDPEQQAAVLAPRGPVCVLAGAGTGKTRTITRRIAHLVGDGHVRGSQVLAVTFTARAAGEMRTRLRSLGIAGSGNAVQALTFHAAAMRQLRYFWPQAIGDNQWELLDNKFPVVSRAARSAGAPTTTDSLRDLISEIEWAKGSLIGPDQYAVEVSKSRREAPMPAEQVALVYERYEQLKVSPSGDQLLDFDDLLLMTRAILDDHPVVAEEFRDRYRCFVVDEYQDVTPAQQALLNAWLGERDDLTVVGDANQTIYSFTGATPSYLLDFSRRFPEAMVVRLERDYRSTPQVVGLANRVIGAARGRIAGTRLQLIGQRPPGPAPDFAEYDDEPAEAAAVAKAIKRLMAQGVPGSEIAILYRINAQSEAHEQALTAAGIPYQVRGGEAFFARSEIRQAMRAVQQTAGRDDLPAEADVVTLLRAILVPLGLSDDPPAGAQARERWESLRALLNLTEEMVHENEHLTLTELSRELAARAEARHPPTVQGVTLSSLHAAKGLEWDAVFLVGMVDGSVPISQAINAGDVAIEEERRLLYVGITRAREHLQLSWALARNEGGRRSRRRSRFLADLVPDDSPASRIAEPKRKRSGPRCRVCGKALLGKTASLLGRCESCPSDLDEGLLVALKEWRSGRAKEQKVPAYVVFSDNTLIAIAEQQPGDVPALVAIPGIGAKKLDQYGEDLLALVRDNGGG; encoded by the coding sequence ATGGACTCACTGGACCCCGAACAGCAGGCGGCGGTGCTCGCCCCTCGCGGCCCGGTGTGTGTGCTCGCAGGCGCCGGCACCGGCAAGACGCGCACGATCACCCGGCGGATCGCGCACCTGGTCGGCGACGGTCATGTGCGGGGCAGTCAGGTGCTGGCGGTCACGTTCACGGCGCGCGCTGCCGGAGAGATGCGGACCCGGCTCCGTTCGCTGGGAATCGCCGGGTCAGGTAATGCGGTGCAGGCGTTGACATTCCACGCCGCGGCCATGCGGCAACTCAGGTACTTCTGGCCACAGGCGATCGGCGACAACCAGTGGGAACTGCTCGACAACAAGTTCCCCGTCGTGTCCCGCGCGGCCCGGTCGGCGGGGGCGCCCACCACCACCGACTCTCTCCGTGACCTCATCTCGGAGATCGAATGGGCAAAAGGCTCGTTGATCGGCCCGGATCAGTACGCGGTGGAGGTGTCCAAGTCGCGGCGAGAGGCGCCGATGCCTGCCGAACAGGTCGCGCTGGTCTACGAGCGATACGAACAACTCAAGGTGTCACCCTCAGGAGATCAGCTCCTCGATTTCGACGACCTGCTGCTCATGACACGTGCCATCCTCGACGACCATCCCGTGGTCGCCGAAGAGTTCCGCGACCGATATCGCTGCTTTGTGGTCGACGAGTACCAGGATGTGACGCCCGCGCAGCAGGCGCTGCTCAACGCCTGGCTGGGCGAGCGGGACGACCTGACGGTGGTGGGTGATGCCAACCAGACGATCTACTCGTTCACCGGCGCAACCCCGAGTTACCTTCTCGACTTCTCCCGGCGGTTCCCGGAGGCGATGGTGGTCCGCCTCGAGCGCGACTACCGATCCACTCCGCAGGTGGTCGGTCTGGCCAACCGCGTGATCGGAGCCGCCCGCGGTCGCATCGCGGGTACTCGCCTGCAGCTCATCGGGCAACGACCGCCCGGACCCGCGCCGGATTTCGCCGAGTACGACGACGAGCCGGCTGAAGCCGCTGCCGTCGCGAAGGCGATCAAGCGATTGATGGCCCAAGGTGTTCCCGGATCCGAGATCGCGATCCTCTATCGCATCAACGCCCAGTCCGAAGCCCATGAGCAGGCGCTGACGGCGGCAGGCATCCCGTACCAGGTACGCGGAGGCGAGGCGTTCTTCGCCCGATCAGAGATCCGGCAGGCGATGCGGGCTGTGCAGCAGACCGCTGGCCGCGACGACCTGCCAGCTGAGGCAGATGTGGTCACCCTGCTGCGGGCCATCCTCGTCCCGCTCGGTCTGAGCGACGACCCGCCGGCCGGTGCCCAGGCTCGAGAGCGCTGGGAGTCGTTGCGGGCCTTGCTGAATCTGACCGAGGAGATGGTGCATGAGAACGAGCACCTGACTCTGACCGAGTTGTCCCGAGAGCTGGCAGCCCGTGCTGAAGCGCGGCATCCACCGACCGTGCAAGGTGTCACGCTGTCGTCGCTGCACGCCGCCAAGGGACTCGAATGGGACGCCGTGTTCCTGGTGGGCATGGTGGATGGCTCCGTGCCGATCAGCCAGGCCATCAACGCCGGCGATGTGGCGATCGAAGAAGAAAGGCGGCTGCTGTACGTCGGCATCACCCGGGCGCGCGAACACCTGCAGCTGTCGTGGGCACTCGCGCGCAATGAGGGTGGCAGGCGTTCGCGACGGCGGTCGAGATTTCTTGCCGACCTCGTCCCGGACGACTCGCCCGCCTCCAGGATCGCCGAACCGAAACGGAAACGATCGGGGCCGCGCTGCCGAGTTTGCGGGAAAGCGCTTCTCGGCAAGACCGCCTCGCTGTTGGGCCGATGCGAGAGTTGTCCGTCCGACCTCGACGAAGGTTTGCTGGTCGCTCTCAAGGAGTGGCGCAGCGGCAGGGCCAAGGAACAGAAGGTTCCGGCCTACGTGGTGTTCTCCGACAACACGCTGATCGCGATTGCCGAGCAGCAACCCGGGGATGTGCCTGCGCTCGTTGCCATACCGGGAATCGGCGCCAAGAAGCTGGACCAATACGGCGAGGATTTGCTGGCCCTGGTCCGCGACAACGGCGGGGGCTGA
- a CDS encoding ATP-dependent helicase, which translates to MADTGTMTRISARVLSAALGLPSPTDEQVEVIEAPMEPVLVVAGAGAGKTETMASRVVWLVANRMVEPDAVLGLTFTRKAAQELAARIRRRLSMLAGSPAMQNWDPDGTLRGRLRSADPQVSTYHAYAGRLIADYGLLLPVEPSATLLSETELWQLAFSVVAGWTDDLETTKTPGGVTESVLKLYSELAEHLVDLDQLATAGDSLYELIDTLPPTGRQRPEPPQKLRSIQSVIDERRALMPLVAALGAAMREANVLDFGSQMSLAAQLVARHPEVGESERAAIGAVLLDEYQDTGHSQRVLLSELFGTPPGVTRGAGIAVTAVGDPIQSIYGWRGASAANLPRFTTDFRCSDGTPAQRLELLTSWRNARHALDMANAASEELRRRGVPVSILRPRDDAPTGTITMALTETVVQEREWIVDQIEDEYNRAEGPPPTVAILVRRNEDSAPLAAELTDRGIAAEVVGIGGLLGVPEVQDVVAMLRLMADPMAGTAAVRLLTGPRWRLGARDIAALWARARDLAAGTNIVTGTMTSLEELDSALDSAVPTEVVDQAGLGDALADPGPAQRYSPDGYRRIKSFGHQLTILRARMGQPLPELVAEVERVIGVDVEAQIRARGLRGNITGREHLDAFAEYVADYTERSAATLPGLLAFLESAADIEKGLEPGKVEIAEDRVQILTVHAAKGLEWDVVVIAHLCTNIFPGGKADGTWLGSARELPAELRGDLAETLGAEGFPPLELAELDNRKELEDAIEAHKDALRNRKLEEDRRLLYVALTRTKRALVISGHHWSDGGDKPRGPSIFLTELHDIASRLIETSSDGAPGLTIAGWAATPEENADNPLAALTAGVPWPADPLGSRRPGVERGADLVRAALRARGEPALFDMGAEPEPDLSADDPQVRDWANDLAVLLAERESGLGTDIEVTMPQHLSVSQLVELDKDEETFARRLRRPLPFKPNPLARRGTAFHAWVERRFGATRLLDIDELPGAADAEGGSDADLEVLREQFLRSRWAARNPIEVEVPFETVIADTIVRGRIDAVFSEPDGGFTVVDWKTGARPTAAQEKSVFVQLAAYRVAWAELTGVDLEKVRAAFHYVRSNTTLEPANLPDRSGLADLIRREKRERP; encoded by the coding sequence ATGGCTGACACCGGAACGATGACGAGGATCTCCGCCCGGGTCCTGTCGGCGGCGCTCGGTCTGCCCTCGCCCACCGATGAGCAGGTCGAGGTGATCGAGGCGCCGATGGAGCCCGTGCTGGTGGTCGCCGGCGCGGGTGCAGGCAAAACCGAGACCATGGCTTCCCGTGTGGTGTGGCTGGTGGCCAACCGTATGGTCGAGCCGGACGCAGTGCTGGGCCTGACCTTCACCCGAAAGGCCGCCCAAGAACTCGCCGCGCGCATCCGCCGGCGGTTGTCGATGCTCGCGGGATCGCCGGCGATGCAGAACTGGGACCCCGACGGCACGTTGCGTGGCCGGCTTCGGTCGGCAGACCCGCAGGTGAGTACCTACCACGCCTACGCCGGCAGGCTGATCGCCGACTACGGATTGCTGCTGCCTGTGGAACCCTCGGCCACCTTGCTCAGCGAAACCGAACTGTGGCAACTGGCATTCTCGGTGGTGGCGGGGTGGACCGATGACCTCGAGACCACCAAAACCCCTGGCGGCGTGACCGAATCGGTACTGAAGCTCTACAGCGAGCTCGCCGAGCACCTGGTGGACCTCGACCAGCTCGCCACCGCGGGCGACTCGCTCTACGAGCTCATCGACACCCTGCCCCCGACCGGCAGGCAACGACCTGAGCCGCCTCAGAAGCTCCGGTCCATCCAATCCGTCATCGATGAGCGGCGCGCGTTGATGCCGTTGGTGGCCGCGTTGGGCGCTGCGATGCGCGAGGCGAACGTGCTCGACTTCGGTAGTCAGATGTCGCTGGCTGCCCAACTCGTCGCACGTCACCCGGAGGTGGGCGAGTCCGAACGCGCCGCCATCGGCGCGGTGTTGCTCGACGAATACCAGGACACCGGACATTCCCAGCGCGTGCTGCTGTCGGAGCTGTTCGGAACGCCGCCCGGGGTGACACGGGGCGCCGGGATTGCGGTGACCGCGGTCGGTGACCCGATCCAGTCGATCTATGGCTGGCGCGGCGCGTCGGCTGCCAATCTGCCCCGCTTCACCACCGATTTCCGTTGCAGTGACGGGACTCCCGCGCAACGCCTGGAACTGCTGACCAGCTGGCGTAACGCCCGCCACGCCCTCGACATGGCCAACGCCGCGTCCGAGGAGCTGCGACGGCGGGGTGTGCCGGTGAGCATCTTGCGGCCGCGTGACGATGCACCGACCGGAACCATCACCATGGCTCTGACCGAGACCGTGGTGCAGGAGCGTGAGTGGATCGTCGACCAGATCGAAGACGAGTACAACCGTGCCGAGGGTCCACCGCCGACGGTGGCGATCCTGGTGCGCCGCAACGAGGATTCGGCGCCGCTCGCGGCCGAACTCACCGATCGTGGCATCGCGGCGGAAGTGGTCGGCATCGGCGGCCTGCTGGGTGTACCGGAGGTCCAGGACGTGGTGGCGATGCTCCGTCTGATGGCTGATCCCATGGCGGGGACGGCTGCCGTGCGACTCCTCACCGGACCGCGGTGGCGGCTCGGGGCGCGTGACATCGCTGCCCTGTGGGCGCGTGCGCGGGACCTCGCTGCCGGTACCAACATCGTCACCGGCACGATGACGAGTCTGGAAGAACTCGACAGCGCGCTCGATTCCGCGGTGCCGACCGAGGTGGTGGATCAAGCCGGTCTCGGTGATGCACTGGCCGACCCCGGTCCGGCGCAACGGTATTCACCCGACGGGTACCGCAGGATCAAATCGTTCGGTCACCAGCTGACCATCTTGCGGGCCCGGATGGGACAACCGTTACCCGAGTTGGTCGCCGAGGTGGAGAGGGTCATCGGCGTCGATGTCGAGGCGCAGATCCGGGCACGGGGTCTGCGAGGCAACATCACCGGCCGCGAGCACCTCGACGCCTTTGCCGAGTACGTGGCCGACTACACCGAGCGGTCGGCCGCCACCCTGCCTGGACTGCTCGCCTTTCTCGAGTCTGCCGCCGACATCGAGAAGGGTCTGGAACCGGGCAAGGTCGAGATCGCCGAAGACCGCGTCCAAATCCTCACCGTGCATGCGGCCAAGGGCCTCGAATGGGACGTGGTGGTGATCGCGCATCTGTGCACGAACATCTTCCCGGGTGGAAAGGCCGACGGGACCTGGCTCGGTAGTGCGCGGGAACTACCTGCGGAGTTGCGGGGCGACCTCGCCGAGACACTGGGCGCCGAGGGCTTCCCACCTCTCGAGCTGGCCGAACTCGACAACCGCAAAGAACTCGAGGACGCAATCGAGGCCCACAAGGACGCTTTGCGCAACCGCAAGCTCGAAGAGGATCGGCGATTGCTGTACGTGGCTTTGACGCGGACCAAGAGGGCATTGGTCATCTCGGGGCATCACTGGTCCGACGGCGGTGACAAACCTCGTGGACCCTCGATCTTCTTGACCGAGTTGCACGACATCGCTTCTCGGCTGATCGAGACCTCGAGCGACGGCGCACCAGGATTGACCATCGCGGGCTGGGCGGCGACTCCTGAAGAGAACGCAGACAATCCCTTGGCGGCGTTGACCGCCGGCGTGCCGTGGCCCGCTGATCCGCTCGGTTCCCGCCGTCCTGGTGTCGAACGCGGCGCCGATCTCGTGCGCGCCGCGTTGCGAGCCCGCGGCGAGCCGGCCCTCTTCGACATGGGCGCCGAACCCGAACCCGACCTGTCGGCCGACGACCCGCAGGTCCGCGATTGGGCCAACGACCTCGCGGTGCTGCTCGCCGAACGGGAAAGTGGCCTCGGCACCGACATCGAGGTGACGATGCCGCAGCATCTATCGGTCAGCCAGCTCGTCGAACTGGACAAGGACGAGGAGACCTTTGCCCGGCGCCTGCGCAGGCCGCTGCCGTTCAAACCCAATCCACTGGCCCGCCGCGGCACCGCCTTCCATGCCTGGGTGGAACGGAGATTCGGCGCCACCCGACTGCTCGACATCGACGAGTTGCCGGGAGCGGCCGACGCCGAAGGGGGCTCGGACGCCGACCTGGAGGTGCTGCGGGAGCAGTTCCTCCGGTCCCGGTGGGCCGCAAGGAACCCCATCGAGGTCGAGGTGCCGTTCGAGACGGTCATCGCCGACACCATCGTCCGGGGCCGGATCGATGCGGTGTTCTCCGAACCGGACGGCGGCTTCACCGTGGTGGATTGGAAGACCGGTGCCCGACCCACTGCGGCACAGGAGAAGTCGGTGTTCGTCCAGCTCGCCGCCTACCGGGTGGCCTGGGCGGAACTCACCGGCGTCGACCTGGAGAAGGTGCGGGCGGCGTTCCACTACGTACGGTCGAACACCACGCTCGAACCCGCGAACCTGCCCGACCGCTCCGGACTGGCCGACCTCATCAGACGTGAGAAGCGAGAACGACCCTGA
- the nudC gene encoding NAD(+) diphosphatase — MRRFEFDKPPMLSRAVYNRADEIRHDKQRLTEGWPHALLLQIDPSGRYPVGEDGLGWIMAVDVGDEPPPEAVFLGLHPEEGTDMWAMRFDIIDGPKDDPRRGAQLLGADEAGILSTALGVLNWHDSARFSPVDGNPTEPAKGGWVRRNTISGREEFPRTDPAIITVVHDGADQILLGRQSQWPERWFSTLAGFVEPGESLEQCVVREVHEEVGLDCWDPQYVGSQPWPFPRSLMVGFEVTADPDQALDFIDGEIADAEWFSRAEVLEALEAQQDWMGADGKPIIDDARLRLPGSISIASALIRAWAHTPADTDRPASRGAGAEQSEPGRLAPPSDTSGGV, encoded by the coding sequence TTGCGGCGATTTGAGTTCGACAAGCCCCCGATGTTGTCGCGCGCGGTGTACAACCGTGCCGACGAGATCAGGCACGACAAGCAACGACTGACAGAAGGATGGCCGCACGCCCTACTCCTACAGATCGACCCGTCGGGCCGGTATCCGGTGGGCGAGGACGGTCTCGGCTGGATCATGGCGGTGGACGTCGGTGACGAACCCCCGCCGGAGGCGGTGTTCCTCGGCCTGCATCCCGAAGAGGGCACCGATATGTGGGCCATGCGGTTCGACATCATCGACGGGCCGAAAGACGACCCACGGCGTGGAGCGCAACTCCTCGGCGCCGACGAAGCCGGAATTCTGTCCACCGCGCTGGGAGTGCTCAATTGGCATGACTCAGCCCGTTTTTCGCCGGTCGACGGCAATCCGACAGAACCTGCGAAAGGCGGCTGGGTCCGCCGCAACACCATCAGTGGCCGCGAGGAGTTCCCCCGAACGGATCCGGCGATCATCACCGTCGTCCACGATGGCGCCGACCAGATCCTGCTCGGCAGACAGTCGCAGTGGCCCGAGCGCTGGTTCTCGACGCTGGCCGGATTCGTCGAGCCCGGTGAATCGCTGGAGCAGTGCGTGGTGCGCGAGGTGCACGAAGAGGTGGGACTTGACTGCTGGGATCCGCAGTACGTGGGGTCGCAACCGTGGCCCTTTCCCCGTTCCCTGATGGTGGGATTCGAGGTCACGGCAGACCCGGATCAGGCTCTCGATTTCATCGACGGCGAGATCGCGGACGCCGAGTGGTTCAGCCGCGCAGAGGTGCTCGAAGCGCTCGAAGCCCAGCAGGATTGGATGGGGGCCGACGGCAAGCCGATCATCGACGATGCCCGGCTGAGATTGCCGGGATCGATCTCGATCGCGAGTGCGCTCATCCGCGCCTGGGCGCACACCCCAGCAGACACAGACCGCCCGGCATCCCGTGGTGCGGGAGCCGAGCAGTCGGAGCCGGGCCGGTTGGCGCCACCGTCCGACACGTCGGGCGGGGTCTAG
- a CDS encoding AarF/ABC1/UbiB kinase family protein, translating into MAEITRGGARRNAKLASLPLGVAGRAATGFGRRLAGGDRDEIAADMLEKTAEQLFAVLGELKGGAMKVGQALSIMEAAIPEEFGEPFRDALTKLQAEAPPLPAAKVHGVLDNQLGTKWRDRFQEFSDEPAASASIGQVHKAVWHDGRDVAVKVQYPGADHALKADLKTMSRMTGLLKRLSPGTDVKSMMDELIERTEDELNYTKEANNQRAFAKGFADDPSFVVPRVVASAPKVVVSEWITGTPMSKVIKNGTQEERNDAAAKMTEFEVSSPKRVGLVHGDPHPGNFQFLADGRMAILDFGAVGIYPNGLPAATGPILRLCRDNKYDELKEEMVRANFIQRSHQDKVTPSDLEAYLRPYVDPLYSESFHFTRKWLQRAAGAASDPRGDVYRTSRNLNCPKEYVMVFRVLGGCVGIAAQLDAEAPYRAIMEKWVDGLAE; encoded by the coding sequence ATGGCTGAGATCACACGAGGTGGAGCGCGGCGCAATGCCAAGCTCGCCTCGCTTCCGCTCGGGGTGGCAGGACGGGCGGCGACGGGGTTCGGCAGACGGTTGGCAGGTGGGGACCGTGATGAGATTGCCGCAGACATGCTCGAGAAGACCGCCGAGCAGCTGTTCGCCGTCCTGGGCGAGCTGAAGGGCGGCGCCATGAAGGTAGGCCAGGCGCTGTCGATCATGGAGGCGGCGATCCCCGAGGAGTTCGGCGAACCCTTCCGTGACGCTCTCACCAAGCTCCAGGCAGAAGCCCCACCACTGCCCGCAGCCAAGGTGCACGGCGTGCTCGACAACCAGTTGGGCACCAAGTGGCGTGACCGATTCCAGGAATTCTCCGACGAACCGGCGGCCTCGGCGTCCATCGGCCAGGTACACAAGGCGGTGTGGCACGACGGCCGCGACGTCGCGGTGAAAGTGCAGTACCCCGGTGCCGACCACGCCCTCAAGGCCGATCTCAAGACCATGTCGCGGATGACCGGACTGCTCAAGCGCCTGTCCCCCGGTACCGACGTCAAGTCGATGATGGACGAGCTCATCGAGCGCACCGAAGACGAACTGAACTACACGAAGGAAGCCAACAATCAGCGGGCCTTCGCGAAGGGATTCGCCGACGACCCCAGTTTCGTGGTGCCCCGGGTGGTTGCTTCGGCCCCCAAAGTTGTTGTGTCGGAATGGATCACCGGAACACCCATGTCGAAGGTGATCAAGAACGGCACACAGGAGGAGCGAAACGACGCTGCGGCGAAGATGACCGAGTTCGAGGTCAGCTCACCGAAGCGGGTAGGACTGGTCCATGGCGATCCCCACCCGGGGAACTTCCAGTTCCTCGCCGATGGCCGGATGGCGATTCTCGACTTCGGCGCCGTGGGCATCTACCCGAACGGTCTGCCTGCGGCGACCGGGCCGATCCTCCGGCTGTGCCGCGACAACAAGTACGACGAGCTGAAGGAAGAAATGGTGCGAGCCAACTTCATCCAGCGCTCGCATCAGGACAAGGTCACCCCGAGTGACCTCGAGGCGTACCTGCGTCCGTACGTCGATCCGCTCTACAGCGAGTCGTTCCACTTCACCCGCAAATGGCTGCAGAGGGCGGCGGGCGCAGCCTCGGATCCACGTGGGGACGTCTACCGCACTTCACGAAACCTGAACTGTCCCAAGGAGTATGTGATGGTGTTCCGGGTTCTCGGCGGCTGTGTGGGTATCGCAGCCCAACTCGACGCCGAGGCCCCCTATCGGGCGATCATGGAGAAGTGGGTCGACGGGCTGGCCGAGTAG
- a CDS encoding mycoredoxin: MYTTTWCGYCKRLKMGLRSQGIEWVEIDIEQDPSAADFVGSVNGGNHVVPTVKFADGSTATNPTVADVRKKLGV, from the coding sequence ATGTACACCACCACCTGGTGCGGGTACTGCAAGCGCCTGAAGATGGGCCTGCGCAGTCAGGGCATCGAATGGGTGGAAATCGACATCGAGCAGGACCCCAGCGCCGCTGACTTCGTCGGCAGTGTGAACGGCGGCAACCACGTGGTTCCCACCGTGAAGTTCGCCGATGGCAGCACCGCGACGAACCCGACGGTCGCCGACGTCCGCAAGAAGCTCGGGGTCTAG